Genomic DNA from Vanrija pseudolonga chromosome 3, complete sequence:
GCGCAAGCGGCTgatgggcggcgcgagcaacacgctcggctcggcacAGTTgcacgaggagctgggcgggcAGCTCGTGGACGTGAGTCGGCTAAGTTTCGACGGATCGTGTAGCTGACCAAACAGATGTCGCACCGGCTCAAGCTCAACGCGGTCCACTTTGCCAACTCGCTGGAAGAAGAAAAGGCGCTACTCGAGTCGTCGCAGGACGTCCTGGAGCGCAACCTCGAGACGACGAAGGAGTCAAAGGGCACCCTGTCCAAGGTGTCGTCCAAGGGCCGCGGCACGACGTGCCTCACCATCGGCGTGGTGCTGCTTGTCATTGTACTGTTTGTGTGGACGTACCTGCTCATCAGGTTTACATAGGCGTGTGCATGCatgtgtgggtggtggttgagCAGGTCACCGAGCATTCGTGGTGATTCCTTGACTTgtcgccaccaccaacaaTTTTGATCCCGCGATTCAATGAACCTCGACTGATAAACTCGAACTGATCTCCACCAGCAACTTCCAACAACAATCCACCACACGACAACCCACGCATCGACCAAAACAGGCTGCCCTTGGGCCTAAAATCGTAGCAGGAGACACGAGAACGACCGGATCGACGACAGAATGCAGAGCAAGCCAGAACAGGACAGGAACCAGGAGGCGACGGTGTACTTGGTGAGCTTGCCTCTCCGGGTTCTTAGCTGACGGCAGGGAAACCTCGACGAGCGGTGTACCGACGCATTGATATGGGAGCTGATGCTGTGAGTTGGGCATCCTTTTCTACCTGCTAACTCCCCAGGCAAGCCGGCCCAGTGTGTACGTacctcctcccctcgccaGAGCGCAATGTTGACCACCCCCAGCCAACGTCTTCCTCCCCAAGGACCGCATCTCGATGGCGCACCAGGGCTTCGGGTTCTGCGAGTTCCTCGCGGAAGACGACGCAGAGTACGCCGTCAAGATCATGAACCAGATCAAGCTGTTCGGCAAGCCGATCCGCGTCAACAAGGCGAGCTACGACAAGAAGCAGCTCGATGTCGGCGCGAACCTGTTCATCGGCAACATTGATGCTGGGGTGGACGAGAATGCGCTGTATGATACGTTTAGCACATTCGGCGCGATCGCCGAGCACCCGAAGGTGGGTAGTTCAACAGCTCGACGAGTTCCGacgccagctgacaccccccgcagatcgcgcgcgacgcgtccaCTGGCGAATCAAAGGGCTACGGCTTCGTCTCGTTCCTCGAgttcgaggccgccgacatgGCCGTCGAGAACATGAACGGCCAGTTCCTCGGCGGAAAACAGGTGTCGGTGCAGTACGCGTTCaagaaggacggcaagggcgagcggcacggcacgcaggCCGAGCGTCTGCTCGCGGCACAGGCAAAGAAGCAGAGCTTTGGCGGCTTCAGCCAGCCGGCGTACGTCCCGCCTGTAGCTGCCGCGCcggtcgccgctgcgccgcctcctctGCCGGCAGGCTTCGCGGCTGCCAACGTtatcggcgcgccgcccgcccctgGAGGGTACGCTGGATACCccccacagcagcagcagtacggCGCCTacccccagcagcagcagtacggACAGAACGGGTACGcgcctcccccaccaccacaacagtacgctgcggccggcgcgccgcccccgccgccacccatgCGCATGGGCTTCAACTAGTAGAGTGATGCAATGCGATGTCATATGAGGGGTGGTGGAGTATGAAAGTGAGAAACTACAAAAGTGGAGTGGGGCTATGGCTTGGCCAGGGTAACGGTGatcagcggcgcgggccaCAGCTCAatctcgtcgagcacgacgtcgacctcctcgccgagcgcaaagCCCCGGTGCCGCCCCTTCTGGTtgagggtgagggcgaggccgagggccggGACGCGGAccggcgtcctcgtctgcGTTGCTGTGATGCCCGACgtgccgacgacaacggcctTGAGCGGGccagcgacgtcgacggcgtcggcgccataTGCGTACCCCGCTGGCCGGGGACCCGCGCTGCGCTGTGCAAGGAGCGCCGCGGTCCAGAAGGCGCTTGCGTGCCGGTCGGCATACTtggctcgctgctcgccgcgcttggaGCGATCGGCCAGCGCAGTAACCTCGGCTTCGCCCAGGCCCCGCTCTCCAGCCAGGGCCGCCTTGATCTGCCAGTGGACTAGCAGGTCCTCGTATCGCCGCAGCGGGGACGTGGCGCGGACGTAACCCCAGTCGTTGTCGGTGAAACCCATGACCCAGTGCGGCCCTGGCGTAGTGCTGACCCCGCTGGCGCGGAAGACGAGGTTTGCGCGCGCAATGTCCAGCTCGCTGAGGAAACTCCCTTCCTCGCGCATTtcgaggagcttggccaGCGTGTGCGACGCGGGGGTGTTGGACGTGTTGGATGGCGCAGCGGTCGTGCGGAATAAGACTGGGAGGTTACGGTCGGCGCAGAACTTTGCCGCGACGCGGTTGGCGAGGATCATGAGTTCTGCGACGGTGGTGCTCGCGGACACGTCGGTGAAGAGATTGGCGGTCGGCAAAGCGTAGGTGAACGCCACGTCGTCTGGCCGTGCGGGGTTGAACGTCTGCGGGGAGGCGGGGATAGAGGCGCGGTCGAAGAGGTTGGCTGCGGGTAGTGGCGCGTTGAGCAAGCTGATGTTTGGCGCGTTGCCGCCCCACGCGAGGCCGGCAGACGCAgtacgccggcggcgcagcacaACAGCTAGGTCGCGCAACGTGGCGAGGTTATCCAAGTCCTCGGCCGTGAGCTCGTCGTTTCGCCGTGTGGTCggtggcgcgtcgcgccggccaaATGGATAACTCGACGGCTTCGCCTCATGGCCCAGTCGCGCGTCGACTTCCGCGTACGTCGTCACGACGGCAGACTTGAGCCA
This window encodes:
- the SF3B4 gene encoding Splicing factor 3B subunit 4, producing MQSKPEQDRNQEATVYLGNLDERCTDALIWELMLQAGPVSNVFLPKDRISMAHQGFGFCEFLAEDDAEYAVKIMNQIKLFGKPIRVNKASYDKKQLDVGANLFIGNIDAGVDENALYDTFSTFGAIAEHPKIARDASTGESKGYGFVSFLEFEAADMAVENMNGQFLGGKQVSVQYAFKKDGKGERHGTQAERLLAAQAKKQSFGGFSQPAYVPPVAAAPVAAAPPPLPAGFAAANVIGAPPAPGGYAGYPPQQQQYGAYPQQQQYGQNGYAPPPPPQQYAAAGAPPPPPPMRMGFN